The region AAAAACATCATAGATAACACCAATGGCAACATAAATCGTATCAAAGCGATGCCAAATAAAATCATATCCTCAATTCTTTGGCTATGAGAATTCAAATATTAGTTGATAACATCAAATCCTAAATCATTCCCTACGGCTATGAGAATTCAAATATTAGTTGATAACATCAAATCCTACATCATTCCCTACGCAAAAGAATTAAACGAGTATTTTCTGTCCCTTAAATATGAAAGTTGTTTAATACATAATAGTCAAGAAGTTGTAGAAGGTGATATTCTTTTCCTTCTTTCTTGCCAAAATATTTTCAAAGATTTGCACCTAAACAAACATAATATAGTTGTTCATGCAAGTGATTTACCAAAAGGAAGAGGTTGGTCGCCACTAACCTGGCAGATTTTGGAAGGGAAAAATGAAATTGTAGTTTCCCTTTTCGAAGCAGTTCTGCAAGTAGATGCAGGAGATATTTACTTACAAGACAAATTAGTATTTGAAGGACACGAACTGCTTCCAGAGCTACAAGCGAAATTAGGTCAGACTATCGTGAAGTTAATTAAAGCCTTTGTTGAAAAATATCCTAATATACAAGGGAAAAAGCAGATAGGAAAGCCTACTTATTATCCAAAAAGAACTCCCAAAGACAGTGAGTTAGATATCAATAAAACAATAAATGAACAATTTAATCTTTTACGAGTCTGTGATAATGAGCAATATCCTGCTTTTTTTGTAAAAGATGGAATAAAGTACATTCTAAAAATAGAAAAATCCCAATAGTTCAAAATGCAC is a window of Bacteroidia bacterium DNA encoding:
- a CDS encoding methionyl-tRNA formyltransferase, with product MRIQILVDNIKSYIIPYAKELNEYFLSLKYESCLIHNSQEVVEGDILFLLSCQNIFKDLHLNKHNIVVHASDLPKGRGWSPLTWQILEGKNEIVVSLFEAVLQVDAGDIYLQDKLVFEGHELLPELQAKLGQTIVKLIKAFVEKYPNIQGKKQIGKPTYYPKRTPKDSELDINKTINEQFNLLRVCDNEQYPAFFVKDGIKYILKIEKSQ